One part of the Eucalyptus grandis isolate ANBG69807.140 chromosome 10, ASM1654582v1, whole genome shotgun sequence genome encodes these proteins:
- the LOC104421590 gene encoding alanine--tRNA ligase isoform X1 — MSFLCRRRSPATASAAPAVALTILAAFSPSNLAARLLLSSSSASASASAAPPIAAFRFHSSPPARDSGPDRAPRPPQQPQSPRAKSPRGVAAAAMPQVEEKWPASRVRDTFIKFFEGKRHVNWPSSPVVPVNDPTLLFANAGMNQYKPIFLGTVDPSNPLGKLTRACNTQKCIRAGGKHNDLDDVGKDTYHHTFFEMLGNWSFGDYFKKEAIEWAWELLTEVYKLPKDRIYATYFGGDEKAGLAPDDEARAMWLKFLPPGRVLPFGCKDNFWEMGDTGPCGPCTEIHFDRIGNRDASSLVNNDDPTCIEIWNLVFIQFNRESDGTLKPLPAKHVDTGLGFERLTSVLQNKMSNYDTDVFMPIFDSIRQVTGARPYSGKVGADDVDKVDMAYRVVADHIRTLSFAIADGSCPGNEGREYVLRRILRRAVRYGSEVLKAEEGFFNGLVSIVVKVMGDVFPELKQHELRIQEVIADEEASFGKTLLKGIEKFKKAAQDVQGKTLSGQDAFVLWDTYGFPLDLTQLMAEERGLQVDVEGFNSAMDEARERSRSAQNKQAGGAIVLDAEATSTLSKKGVTKTDDSFKFIWFQDHKSVIKAIYSGTGFLEGAVAGEEVGLVLDSTSFYAEQGGQIYDTGVLDGPFGTFQVCNVQLFGGFVLHIGSLLGERKKLNVGDEVICKVDYERRQLIAPNHTCTHMLNFALREVLGTHVDQKGSIVLAEKLRFDFSHGKPVDPEVLRRIESIVNEQIKAELDVYAKETPLPDAKGINGLRAVFGEIYPDPVRVVSIGRKVEELLAEPDNEEWLSISAELCGGTHISNTREAKAFALLSEEGIAKGIRRVTAVTADCAFKAIELADSIEQEVTDACRTEGSLLEKKVASLKSRVDSAAIPAARKADIRTKIAALQSEVRKAQKKIAEANTKKAVEVSLETAEAAISGGKGFCISRVDVGLDAAAVREAVVKVLEQKGISAMVFSRDETTNKVVVCAGVPEKGGNAKQLEVSQWLEEALGPLKGRCGKGKGGLATGQGTDASHLDEAMNLAVSFASMKLR; from the exons atgagCTTCCTCTGTAGACGACGGAGCCCCGCCACCGCCTCCGCAGCCCCCGCCGTCGCTCTAACGATCCTCGCCGCCTTCTCCCCTTCGAACCTCGCCGCccgcctcctcctctcctcctcctccgcctccgcctcggccTCGGCCGCTCCTCCGATCGCCGCCTTCCGGTTCCACTCGTCCCCGCCGGCGCGAGACTCCGGCCCCGATCGGGCGCCGCGGCCGCCGCAGCAACCGCAATCCCCTCGCGCGAAGTCGCCTCGTggtgtcgccgccgccgccatgcCGCAGGTGGAGGAGAAGTGGCCCGCCAGCCGGGTGCGAGACACTTTCATCAAGTTCTTCGAAGGGAAGAGGCACGTCAACTGGCCGTCGAGCCCGGTCGTCCCCGTGAACGACCCGACCCTGCTCTTCGCCAATGCAG GAATGAACCAGTACAAGCCAATATTCTTGGGGACAGTTGATCCGAGCAATCCCTTAGGTAAACTGACGCGTGCTTGCAACACCCAGAAGTGCATCCGTGCTGGTGGGAAGCACAACGATCTCGATGATGTAGGGAAGGACACTTACCATCACACCTTCTTCGAGATGCTCGGCAACTGGTCATTTGGGGACTACTTCAAGAAAGAAGCTATCGAGTGGGCCTGGGAACTTCTCACGGAG GTTTACAAGCTGCCAAAAGATCGAATCTATGCCACCTATTTTGGTGGTGATGAGAAAGCTGGTCTTGCTCCTGATGATGAAGCTAGAGCCATGTGGCTTAAATTTTTACCTCCTGGACGCGTCTTACCTTTTGGTTGTAAG GACAACTTTTGGGAGATGGGTGATACTGGACCTTGTGGGCCTTGCACTGAGATTCATTTTGATAGAATTGGTAATCGTGACGCTTCTTCCTTGGTTAACAATGATGATCCTACTTGCATTGAGATATGGAATCTTGTCTTCATTCAG TTCAATCGGGAAAGTGATGGCACCCTGAAGCCTCTACCTGCTAAGCATGTTGATACTGGTTTGGGTTTTGAGAGACTGACCTCGGTGCTTCAGAACAAGATGAGCAATTATGACACTGATGTATTCATGCCTATTTTCGATTCTATCCGACAG GTGACTGGAGCTCGACCATACTCTGGAAAAGTTGGAGCAGATGATGTAGACAAAGTTGACATGGCTTATCGGGTTGTTGCTGATCACATTAGAACTTTATCATTTGCCATAGCTGATGGTTCTTGTCCAG GCAATGAAGGTCGTGAGTATGTTCTTAGGCGTATTCTACGTCGAGCTGTTCGTTATGGAAGTGAGGTTTTAAAAGCCGAGGAAGGATTTTTCAATGG TCTTGTGAGCATTGTGGTGAAAGTGATGGGCGATGTTTTTCCTGAGCTGAAGCAACATGAATTGCGTATACAAGAGGTAATTGCAGATGAGGAAGCTAGTTTTGGGAAGACTTTGCTCAAG GGAATAGAGAAATTTAAGAAGGCTGCTCAGGATGTCCAGGGAAAGACATTGAGTGGACAG GATGCTTTTGTTCTGTGGGACACATATGGATTCCCACTAGATCTGACTCAG CTTATGGCTGAAGAGAGAGGTTTGCAAGTTGATGTAGAGGGTTTCAACAGTGCAATGGATGAGGCAAGAGAGAGATCTAGAAGTGCCCAAAATAAG CAAGCTGGTGGTGCTATTGTCTTGGATGCTGAAGCAACCTCTACATTGTCCAAGAAAGGGGTTACTAAGACTGACGATTCCTTCAAATTTATTTGGTTCCAG GACCACAAGAGTGTGATTAAAGCCATCTATTCTGGTACTGGATTCCTGGAAGGTGCAGTTGCTGGCGAAGAAGTGGGCTTAGTTCTGGATAGCACTAGTTTCTATGCTGAGCAAGGTGGTCAG ATTTATGATACTGGAGTGCTTGATGGGCCTTTTGGCACCTTCCAAGTCTGTAATGTTCAACTTTTTGGAGGTTTTGTTCTTCATATCGGTTCCCTATTGGGGGAGAGGAAAAAGTTGAATGTTGGTGATGAAGTCATTTGTAAG GTGGACTATGAACGGCGTCAACTTATAGCCCCAAACCATACCTGTACACACATGTTGAATTTTGCACTCAGG GAAGTGCTTGGTACTCATGTTGACCAGAAAGGATCCATCGTTCTGGCtgaaaaattgagatttgactTTTCTCATG GTAAGCCTGTGGATCCTGAAGTTTTAAGAAGAATAGAGTCAATTGTTAATGAGCAAATAAAAGCTGAATTAGATGTATATGCAAAAGAGACACCACTTCCCGATGCCAAGGGGATCAACGGTTTGCGAGCTGTTTTTGGGGAG ATCTACCCTGATCCAGTTAGGGTTGTGTCTATTGGTCGAAAAGTCGAAGAACTATTAGCTGAGCCAGATAATGAAGAATGGCTATCGATTTCGGCAGAACTCTGTGGAG GTACTCATATATCAAATACACGGGAAGCTAAGGCATTTGCTCTTTTATCTGAGGAGGGAATTGCTAAAGGAATCAGAAGAGTAACTGCTGTTACGGCTGATTGTGCTTTTAAGGCAATCGAATTGGCAGACTCGATTGAACAGGAAGTAACCGATGCATGCAGAACTGAAGGAAGCTTGCTGGAAAAG AAAGTAGCTTCCTTGAAGAGTCGTGTGGATTCGGCAGCTATACCTGCAGCTAGAAAAGCCGACATCAGGACCAAGATTGCTGCTCTTCAG TCTGAAGTGAGGAAGGCACAAAAGAAGATTGCAGAAGCAAATACGAAGAAAGCTGTGGAGGTCTCTTTGGAGACTGCTGAAGCTGCCATCTCTGGTGGGAAGGGATTCTGCATCTCTCGGGTTGATGTTGGTTTGGATGCAGCTGCTGTTCGTGAAGCTGTTGTTAAGGTCCTGGAACAGAAG ggGATCTCAGCTATGGTTTTCAGTAGAGATGAAACTACAAACAAGGTAGTCGTGTGTGCTGGTGTGCCGGAGAAAGGTGGGAATGCTAAGCAGTTGGAAGTATCACAATGGTTGGAAGAAGCGTTGGGGCCACTTAAGGGCCGATGCGGTAAAGGAAAAGGGGGTCTTGCCACAGGCCAG GGGACGGATGCTTCACATCTAGACGAGGCCATGAATCTGGCAGTCTCATTTGCATCGATGAAGTTGAGATGA
- the LOC104421590 gene encoding alanine--tRNA ligase isoform X2 — protein MSFLCRRRSPATASAAPAVALTILAAFSPSNLAARLLLSSSSASASGPDRAPRPPQQPQSPRAKSPRGVAAAAMPQVEEKWPASRVRDTFIKFFEGKRHVNWPSSPVVPVNDPTLLFANAGMNQYKPIFLGTVDPSNPLGKLTRACNTQKCIRAGGKHNDLDDVGKDTYHHTFFEMLGNWSFGDYFKKEAIEWAWELLTEVYKLPKDRIYATYFGGDEKAGLAPDDEARAMWLKFLPPGRVLPFGCKDNFWEMGDTGPCGPCTEIHFDRIGNRDASSLVNNDDPTCIEIWNLVFIQFNRESDGTLKPLPAKHVDTGLGFERLTSVLQNKMSNYDTDVFMPIFDSIRQVTGARPYSGKVGADDVDKVDMAYRVVADHIRTLSFAIADGSCPGNEGREYVLRRILRRAVRYGSEVLKAEEGFFNGLVSIVVKVMGDVFPELKQHELRIQEVIADEEASFGKTLLKGIEKFKKAAQDVQGKTLSGQDAFVLWDTYGFPLDLTQLMAEERGLQVDVEGFNSAMDEARERSRSAQNKQAGGAIVLDAEATSTLSKKGVTKTDDSFKFIWFQDHKSVIKAIYSGTGFLEGAVAGEEVGLVLDSTSFYAEQGGQIYDTGVLDGPFGTFQVCNVQLFGGFVLHIGSLLGERKKLNVGDEVICKVDYERRQLIAPNHTCTHMLNFALREVLGTHVDQKGSIVLAEKLRFDFSHGKPVDPEVLRRIESIVNEQIKAELDVYAKETPLPDAKGINGLRAVFGEIYPDPVRVVSIGRKVEELLAEPDNEEWLSISAELCGGTHISNTREAKAFALLSEEGIAKGIRRVTAVTADCAFKAIELADSIEQEVTDACRTEGSLLEKKVASLKSRVDSAAIPAARKADIRTKIAALQSEVRKAQKKIAEANTKKAVEVSLETAEAAISGGKGFCISRVDVGLDAAAVREAVVKVLEQKGISAMVFSRDETTNKVVVCAGVPEKGGNAKQLEVSQWLEEALGPLKGRCGKGKGGLATGQGTDASHLDEAMNLAVSFASMKLR, from the exons atgagCTTCCTCTGTAGACGACGGAGCCCCGCCACCGCCTCCGCAGCCCCCGCCGTCGCTCTAACGATCCTCGCCGCCTTCTCCCCTTCGAACCTCGCCGCccgcctcctcctctcctcctcctccgcctccgc CTCCGGCCCCGATCGGGCGCCGCGGCCGCCGCAGCAACCGCAATCCCCTCGCGCGAAGTCGCCTCGTggtgtcgccgccgccgccatgcCGCAGGTGGAGGAGAAGTGGCCCGCCAGCCGGGTGCGAGACACTTTCATCAAGTTCTTCGAAGGGAAGAGGCACGTCAACTGGCCGTCGAGCCCGGTCGTCCCCGTGAACGACCCGACCCTGCTCTTCGCCAATGCAG GAATGAACCAGTACAAGCCAATATTCTTGGGGACAGTTGATCCGAGCAATCCCTTAGGTAAACTGACGCGTGCTTGCAACACCCAGAAGTGCATCCGTGCTGGTGGGAAGCACAACGATCTCGATGATGTAGGGAAGGACACTTACCATCACACCTTCTTCGAGATGCTCGGCAACTGGTCATTTGGGGACTACTTCAAGAAAGAAGCTATCGAGTGGGCCTGGGAACTTCTCACGGAG GTTTACAAGCTGCCAAAAGATCGAATCTATGCCACCTATTTTGGTGGTGATGAGAAAGCTGGTCTTGCTCCTGATGATGAAGCTAGAGCCATGTGGCTTAAATTTTTACCTCCTGGACGCGTCTTACCTTTTGGTTGTAAG GACAACTTTTGGGAGATGGGTGATACTGGACCTTGTGGGCCTTGCACTGAGATTCATTTTGATAGAATTGGTAATCGTGACGCTTCTTCCTTGGTTAACAATGATGATCCTACTTGCATTGAGATATGGAATCTTGTCTTCATTCAG TTCAATCGGGAAAGTGATGGCACCCTGAAGCCTCTACCTGCTAAGCATGTTGATACTGGTTTGGGTTTTGAGAGACTGACCTCGGTGCTTCAGAACAAGATGAGCAATTATGACACTGATGTATTCATGCCTATTTTCGATTCTATCCGACAG GTGACTGGAGCTCGACCATACTCTGGAAAAGTTGGAGCAGATGATGTAGACAAAGTTGACATGGCTTATCGGGTTGTTGCTGATCACATTAGAACTTTATCATTTGCCATAGCTGATGGTTCTTGTCCAG GCAATGAAGGTCGTGAGTATGTTCTTAGGCGTATTCTACGTCGAGCTGTTCGTTATGGAAGTGAGGTTTTAAAAGCCGAGGAAGGATTTTTCAATGG TCTTGTGAGCATTGTGGTGAAAGTGATGGGCGATGTTTTTCCTGAGCTGAAGCAACATGAATTGCGTATACAAGAGGTAATTGCAGATGAGGAAGCTAGTTTTGGGAAGACTTTGCTCAAG GGAATAGAGAAATTTAAGAAGGCTGCTCAGGATGTCCAGGGAAAGACATTGAGTGGACAG GATGCTTTTGTTCTGTGGGACACATATGGATTCCCACTAGATCTGACTCAG CTTATGGCTGAAGAGAGAGGTTTGCAAGTTGATGTAGAGGGTTTCAACAGTGCAATGGATGAGGCAAGAGAGAGATCTAGAAGTGCCCAAAATAAG CAAGCTGGTGGTGCTATTGTCTTGGATGCTGAAGCAACCTCTACATTGTCCAAGAAAGGGGTTACTAAGACTGACGATTCCTTCAAATTTATTTGGTTCCAG GACCACAAGAGTGTGATTAAAGCCATCTATTCTGGTACTGGATTCCTGGAAGGTGCAGTTGCTGGCGAAGAAGTGGGCTTAGTTCTGGATAGCACTAGTTTCTATGCTGAGCAAGGTGGTCAG ATTTATGATACTGGAGTGCTTGATGGGCCTTTTGGCACCTTCCAAGTCTGTAATGTTCAACTTTTTGGAGGTTTTGTTCTTCATATCGGTTCCCTATTGGGGGAGAGGAAAAAGTTGAATGTTGGTGATGAAGTCATTTGTAAG GTGGACTATGAACGGCGTCAACTTATAGCCCCAAACCATACCTGTACACACATGTTGAATTTTGCACTCAGG GAAGTGCTTGGTACTCATGTTGACCAGAAAGGATCCATCGTTCTGGCtgaaaaattgagatttgactTTTCTCATG GTAAGCCTGTGGATCCTGAAGTTTTAAGAAGAATAGAGTCAATTGTTAATGAGCAAATAAAAGCTGAATTAGATGTATATGCAAAAGAGACACCACTTCCCGATGCCAAGGGGATCAACGGTTTGCGAGCTGTTTTTGGGGAG ATCTACCCTGATCCAGTTAGGGTTGTGTCTATTGGTCGAAAAGTCGAAGAACTATTAGCTGAGCCAGATAATGAAGAATGGCTATCGATTTCGGCAGAACTCTGTGGAG GTACTCATATATCAAATACACGGGAAGCTAAGGCATTTGCTCTTTTATCTGAGGAGGGAATTGCTAAAGGAATCAGAAGAGTAACTGCTGTTACGGCTGATTGTGCTTTTAAGGCAATCGAATTGGCAGACTCGATTGAACAGGAAGTAACCGATGCATGCAGAACTGAAGGAAGCTTGCTGGAAAAG AAAGTAGCTTCCTTGAAGAGTCGTGTGGATTCGGCAGCTATACCTGCAGCTAGAAAAGCCGACATCAGGACCAAGATTGCTGCTCTTCAG TCTGAAGTGAGGAAGGCACAAAAGAAGATTGCAGAAGCAAATACGAAGAAAGCTGTGGAGGTCTCTTTGGAGACTGCTGAAGCTGCCATCTCTGGTGGGAAGGGATTCTGCATCTCTCGGGTTGATGTTGGTTTGGATGCAGCTGCTGTTCGTGAAGCTGTTGTTAAGGTCCTGGAACAGAAG ggGATCTCAGCTATGGTTTTCAGTAGAGATGAAACTACAAACAAGGTAGTCGTGTGTGCTGGTGTGCCGGAGAAAGGTGGGAATGCTAAGCAGTTGGAAGTATCACAATGGTTGGAAGAAGCGTTGGGGCCACTTAAGGGCCGATGCGGTAAAGGAAAAGGGGGTCTTGCCACAGGCCAG GGGACGGATGCTTCACATCTAGACGAGGCCATGAATCTGGCAGTCTCATTTGCATCGATGAAGTTGAGATGA